A genomic region of Trifolium pratense cultivar HEN17-A07 linkage group LG3, ARS_RC_1.1, whole genome shotgun sequence contains the following coding sequences:
- the LOC123918817 gene encoding probable helicase senataxin: MEKSYNSKKEDLDLASLVEIVLSWTFNDVRNQNLCKNKVQKIPHTFMSVTNYLSSFVPSLIEETHFDLASSLYGVQRAPFCEILTAVPERSRSFIPTKFFLYQISVYSTNNDTKDVGKYEPEVGDLIALTDIKPKTIEDLNRPRRYYHIAYVCGTKESTNEISILSSKYIDMEINSRSNNTPKLYAIYLLNLTTNVRVWKALNSELEGANMNMIKKVLLASSNNGEDCQLCISGENHNAACSKVQTMIQSQNLNESQKNAVLSCVSMRECHHSDTVKLIWGPPGTGKTKTVASLLFSLLKLKTRTLACAPTNTAVLEVAARLQNLVKKHDTDTYGYGDIVIFGNRSRMKVDSYWCLKDIFLDYRASNLLRCFAPLSGWKHCLQSMIMLLEDPSKQYRSYKLDIENAIMSLEQFVRQKHDDMEHGKDDNTLTIDQLTKEEYLSYKENIKNSVMTLEQYVKQKFSDIGEKLKVCMQTLYTHLPTSLIPFEEMKKIPIAIDWLTSLESSLSKAKLKQALDDHADGESIFYCLGRLTIKREECLCLLRSLLEKILLPEITDKYGIEKFCLMNARLIFCTASSSTRLFTERMTPVQFLVIDEAAQLKECESAIPLQLPGLHHAILIGDERQLPAVVKSPVTDEAGYGRSLFERLVLLGYKKHLLNTQYRMHPSISLFPNKEFYEEQLVDAPIVREMNYNRCFLEGKLYGSYSFINIAKGKEQRGRGHSSKNIVEAAVISTIIESLKEEFSRTRKKVSIGIISPYNAQVYEIQEKIKLSISVSEPGFSVSVRSVDGFQGGEEDIIIISTVRSNRDAKVGFLSNRQRANVALTRARHCLWILGNETTLENSDSIWKELVLDAKERGCFNNADEDEKLSEAIEDALLDIELLDESELPFKKLSLQDRSETFASTSRGSPYTSRGSLYTRGSSRGRGKPWKPRW, encoded by the exons ATGGAGAAGAGTTATAATTCTAAGAAGGAGGATCTTGATCTTGCAAGTTTGGTAGAAATTGTACTTTCTTGGACTTTCAACGATGTTCGCAACCAAAACCTCTGCAAGAACAAG GTGCAGAAGATCCCGCATACATTTATGTCGGTAACAAATTACTTAAGCTCATTTGTTCCTTCATTGATTGAGGAAACTCATTTTGATCTGGCTTCGAGCTTGTATGGCGTGCAACGCGCTCCTTTTTGTGAGATATTGACAGCTGTACCTGAAAGATCAAGAAGCTTCATACCAACCAAGTTCTTTCTTTATCAAATCTCAGTATACAGCACTAATAATgatacaaaagatgttggaaaaTATGAGCCAGAGGTTGGAGATCTCATTGCCTTGACAGACATCAAACCGAAAACTATCGAAGACTTAAACAGACCTAGAAGATATTATCACATTGCTTATGTTTGTGGAACAAAAGAAAGTACCAACGAGATTTCAATTCTGTCTTCCAAATACATTGACATGGAGATTAACTCGAGGAGCAACAATACACCAAAGCTTTATGCAATCTATCTTTTGAATCTGACGACAAATGTTCGTGTTTGGAAAGCCTTGAACTCAGAGTTGGAAGGTGCAAACATGAACATGATTAAAAAGGTGCTGCTAGCCAGTTCAAAT AATGGAGAAGACTGTCAACTTTGCATTTCTGGGGAAAACCATAATGCAGCTTGTTCTAAAGTACAAACCATGATCCAGTCTCAAAATCTGAATGAATCCCAGAAAAATGCAGTTTTAAGTTGTGTTTCCATGAGAGAATGTCACCATAGTGACACGGTTAAACTGATTTGGGGCCCACCAGGGACCGGCAAAACAAAGACAGTGGCTTCTTTGTTATTTTCCCTGCTCAAGTTGAAAACAAGAACATTAGCATGTGCTCCAACTAATACTGCAGTGTTGGAAGTGGCTGCTCGCCTGCAGAATTTAGTTAAGAAGCATGATACCGATACATATGGCTATGGTGACATAGTGATATTCGGAAACAGATCTCGAATGAAAGTAGACAGTTACTGGTGCCTCAAGGATATCTTTCTTGATTATCGCGCAAGTAATCTTTTGAGGTGTTTTGCTCCATTGTCTGGATGGAAACATTGCTTACAATCAATGATCATGTTGCTTGAGGATCCCTCAAAGCAATATCGTTCGTATAAGCTTGATATAGAAAATGCTATTATGTCGTTAGAACAATTTGTAAGGCAAAAACACGATGATATGGAACATGGGAAGGATGATAATACTCTGACAATAGACCAACTTACGAAGGAGGAATACCTTTCATATAAGGAAAATATAAAGAATAGTGTCATGACATTGGAGCAATATGTTAAGCAGAAATTTAGTGACATTGGAGAGAAGCTCAAGGTATGTATGCAAACCTTGTATACACACCTACCAACATCTTTAATTCCATTTGAGGAGATGAAGAAAATTCCTATAGCTATTGATTGGCTCACATCTCTTGAAAGCTCCTTGAGTAAAGCCAAGTTGAAACAAGCTCTCGATGACCATGCCGATGGAGAAAGCATTTTTTATTGCCTTGGAAGGTTAACCATCAAAAGAGAAGAGTGCCTTTGCTTACTAAGATCACTTCTTGAGAAAATTTTACTTCCAGAAATTACTGACAAATATGGAATAGAAAAGTTTTGTTTGATGAACGCACGCCTGATTTTCTGTACTGCATCAAGTTCTACTAGACTTTTCACAGAACGAATGACACCAGTACAATTTCTAGTTATCGATGAAGCAGCACAGCTAAAAGAATGTGAATCAGCCATTCCATTGCAGCTGCCAGGTCTCCACCATGCTATCCTCATAGGTGATGAGAGACAACTTCCTGCAGTGGTCAAAAGTCCG GTTACTGATGAGGCTGGATATGGAAGAAGTTTGTTTGAGAGGTTGGTATTGTTAGGATACAAGAAGCATCTTCTTAATACTCAGTATAGGATGCATCCATCCATCAGCTTATTCCCAAATAAAGAATTCTACGAGGAGCAACTTGTTGACGCCCCTATTGTTAGAGAAATGAACTATAATAGGTGTTTCCTTGAAGGAAAATTGTATGGTTCATATTCTTTTATAAACATAGCTAAGGGTAAAGAGCAACGTGGTCGCGGACACAGTTCAAAGAATATAGTTGAGGCTGCTGTTATCTCCACGATCATTGAAAGCCTTAAAGAAG aaTTTTCGAGGACAAGGAAGAAAGTTAGTATAGGAATCATATCTCCATATAATGCACAGGTGTATGAAATTCAAGAGAAAATAAAGCTGAGCATATCTGTTTCTGAACCCGGCTTCTCTGTTAGTGTCCGTTCTGTTGATGGCTTTCAAGGTGGTGAAGAAGATATAATAATAATCTCCACCGTGAGATCTAACAGAGATGCAAAAGTGGGTTTTCTTTCCAATAGGCAAAGAGCAAATGTGGCACTGACTCGTGCTAG ACATTGCCTTTGGATATTGGGAAATGAAACAACTTTAGAAAATAGTGATTCTATATGGAAAGAACTAGTCCTTGATGCTAAGGAAAGAGGGTGTTTCAATAACGCCGATGAGGACGAGAAATTGTCTGAGGCAATTGAGGATGCCTTGCTTGACATTGAACTCCTTGACGAATCTGAATTGCCATTTAAGAAACTTAGTCTACAAGACAGATCAGAGACATTTGCTTCCACCTCCAG AGGTTCGCCGTATACCAGCAGAGGTTCACTATATACCAGAGGTTCATCCAGGGGCCGGGGCAAGCCATGGAAACCAAGGTGGTAA
- the LOC123918818 gene encoding beta-catenin-like protein 1, with amino-acid sequence MEVSNTRNHSSKRKHDDTVSSSNGFNNNVDLSLLEAIEKSQNTIEVVDNRTLKKLVLSFERRLKENIEARLKYPNQPDRFADSELELHEELQKLKVLAGAPELYPDLVNLNVVPSIVDLLNHDNTDIAIDVVQLIQDLTDEDVLDENDEPARVLVDALVDNSVLELLVQNLHRLSESDPDENAAVYNTLASIENLIEVKPGVAELVCEKTKLLKWLLGKIKVREFDGNKQYASEILAILLQNSTANQKKLGQMNGVDVVLQAVAMYKSKDPKSSDEEEMVENLFDCLCCLLMPLENKERFVKAEGVELMIIIMKQKKLAYASAIRALDFAMTNYPPACERFVDVLGLKTAFAAFMGKIHISKKNKKERYQEDLEERIVSLVASLFGGILRGSRRERLLSKFVENECEKIDRLMELYIRYSDRVKAETERLDQIKLDDLEMDEDEKYNRKLESGLYTLQLVAVILGHIWCSEHPQMRGRIELLLKQNKLSKNHVKDILQEYHDNIGDLDGPEEKERAQTKIQKFLMAL; translated from the exons GACACCGTTTCATCCTCCAACGGTTTCAACAACAACGTCGATCTATCTCTTCTCGAAGCAATCGAGAAATCCCAAAACACCATAGAAGTAGTAGACAATCGAACCCTAAAAAAACTCGTTCTCTCATTCGAACGCCGATTAAAGGAAAACATCGAAGCAAGACTCAAGTATCCGAATCAACCCGATCGATTCGCGGATTCTGAATTGGAGCTCCATGAAGAGCTTCAAAAACTCAAAGTTCTCGCCGGAGCACCGGAGCTTTATCCCGATCTTGTTAATCTCAATGTTGTTCCGTCAATTGTTGATTTGCTTAATCATGATAATACTGATATTGCTATTGATGTTGTTCAGCTTATACAGGATTTAACTGATGAAGATGTACTTGATGAAAATGATGAACCTGCTAGGGTTCTTGTTGATGCTTTGGTTGATAATAGTGTGTTGGAGCTTTTAGTTCAGAATCTTCATCGGTTATCGGAATCTGATCCTGATGAGAATGCTGCTGTTTATAATACGTTAGCTAGTATTGAGAATTTGATTGAGGTGAAACCGGGGGTGGCGGAATTGGTTTGTGAGAAGACGAAGCTGTTGAAGTGGTTGTTAGGGAAGATTAAGGTGAGGGAATTTGATGGTAATAAGCAATATGCGTCGGAGATTTTGGCGATTTTGTTGCAGAATAGTACTGCAAATCAGAAGAAGTTGGGACAGATGAATGGGGTGGATGTGGTGCTTCAGGCTGTGGCGATGTATAAGTCGAAGGATCCGAAGAGTTCTGATGAGGAAGAAATGGTGGAGAATTTGTTTGattgtttgtgttgtttgttgatGCCGTTGGAGAATAAGGAAAGGTTTGTGAAAGCTGAAGGGGTTGAgttgatgattattattatgaaaCAGAAGAAATTGGCTTATGCTTCTGCTATAAGAGCGCTTGATTTCGCAATGACCAATTACCCTCCTGCTTGTGAAcgatttgttgatgttttgggaTTGAAGACAGCTTTTGCAGCTTTTATGGGTAAG ATTCACATCAGtaagaaaaacaagaaagaaCGATACCAGGAGGATTTAGAGGAGCGCATTGTATCGCTGGTTGCTTCATTATTTG GTGGTATCTTGAGGGGCTCTAGGAGAGAAAGATTATTAAGTAAATTTGTTGAAAACGAATGCGAGAAGATAGATAGGCTAATGGAACTATACATCAG ATATTCAGATAGAGTCAAAGCTGAAACTGAACGGTTGGATCAAATTAAGTTAGATGACTTGGAG ATGGATGAGGATGAAAAGTACAATCGTAAACTAGAATCTGGACTTTATACTCTTCAG TTGGTTGCTGTCATTTTGGGTCACATTTGGTGCTCTGA GCATCCACAAATGAGAGGAAGAATTGAACTACTTCTCAAGCAGAACAAACTTAGTAAAAATCATGTCAAGGATATACTTCAG GAATATCATGACAATATTGGTGATCTTGATGGGCCAGAAGAGAAGGAGCGAGCACAGACAAAGATTCAGAAGTTCTTAATGGCGTTATAA